Sequence from the Bombus pyrosoma isolate SC7728 linkage group LG3, ASM1482585v1, whole genome shotgun sequence genome:
tTACCTATTTATAGCATTACTAATCAGGTCACAATGAATTGAGTAATTAATAGTACATCATTGGGAATAGCTTATAAACGTAAATACTCACATACGTTAATAAGCTTTTCTCACAATGAAGTGCCACAAGTAAGTTCATTTACTACGGAAATCAAcgtttttgttattttctagtTAAAGTTGTAcatcaaaaattgaaaatattaaattatagtgGTCTTAAATTAAACTATAATTACGTTCATCATCCGGTATTTTGTGAAATTCTAAATATCAAACTCTAATCAGTATCTCAACCAATTGTTAGTTAAACCTTGTAGCATTTGAGAATCTGTATGTACGTAATTACGGATTAACTATTCATCAACTAAATGatataaaagcaaaatatacgtattctataaaagtattaaaggCATTTATTCGAGGATAAAAGTAAAGATGTACTTATTTtttgttggaaataaaattgaagatgaCTTTATTGAAAGATTCCTGCGTTTGATTAAGAAATAGGAATACACCAGTATAATATTAAGTATTTTGTGGCGATTTATAAACAACTAGAACATatcatacaattatatataatatacatatatataacttctactatctataaaaatacaacgcaactctataaaaatacaatgcTAACTGTTACTGGTATCAAAATCTAAATAGGGCATGGAAGAGAAAAGTACTTTAGAAAATggacaatatttaaattcgaaCATTTCATcagtaaatgttttaaaagtaattcCATTTTCGTAGGTTAGTATGAATCACTCGTTCAGGCACTCTATTACACTTGGCTAGTGCTATATTATCAATACAACTGTATAGACATAGCTGAAAAATTCCGTGATTTTTCACGCAATTAATTTGGCACAGTGgttttttcaagtttctctCTCTGCAcaaaaatcgtaaaagaactgcaaaatgaaataaaaaataagaatattaaaaacattggTACGTTACATgctttgaataaatattaattgtaccTCTTTATCCAAGTCTTTCTGAGTCCAAATTTTGATCACAGGAAGTTTATTCTAAACaatgtgaaataattgttgaaaatatataaaattatatacaaaaaaatataattttttgtaaaaatgacTTACAGTAGAAGAATCAGAATGAACACTAAGACGTGGATTAAGAACAAATGGGACTCCATCCAAATCGGAAGATCCTGGCAGTGTACCATAAATTGATGTAGATCCAACAACTGTTGATGTAGGGGGTTGCGGAGCAGGTCTCGTAGGTCTAATTCTTGCACTAGGActcaaaatttcataatctCTGTCATTAGATTCCTCTGTATCCTTTCCTCCACTTCCACTAATTTTTGGATAAACCCCATTTGCTGGTTTTGGCGAAAACTTTGGTTTTGGTGGCCTCTCGGGCGGTATTCTATGGGGTGTCCCATTTGATGGATTTGGAGAAGCACTTTGTAGTAAGCTATAAATAAgacgttatatagaataagTGGTAAGCATTAAggtaaatatatcttaattcCTTTTAAGATAAAGATGATTCTTACTCTATATTAACATATGACTGTGAATTTGAATTCCCATTTACAATATCCACAGTTTTGTAGCAAACACAAACTCCATTAATAACACTGAAAAGAATAGgaataagaagaataatttgatttttataaaactttcataaatataaaattctataaatataccCAGCAGCAATAAATCCGTTTGGTGCCATTTTAGATGTATAAACCTTATGTATAACTCTACTACATATGATAATATCAGTAACTGCTTTCGAGCATAGTTccttatttctaattttatagcACACCTGTTTCTTT
This genomic interval carries:
- the LOC122566173 gene encoding multivesicular body subunit 12A, whose translation is MSKKINCNKMLVHQLSSVLPDDRPITAINIVEDIDKCPPNFTVVSRTYDQDTDADLWRESGLFIKKKGRYICFSKTEGLPQCVVEDIVVINERDTPPEGYSIISYTVDSMQKAWRKKQVCYKIRNKELCSKAVTDIIICSRVIHKVYTSKMAPNGFIAAGVINGVCVCYKTVDIVNGNSNSQSYVNIDLLQSASPNPSNGTPHRIPPERPPKPKFSPKPANGVYPKISGSGGKDTEESNDRDYEILSPSARIRPTRPAPQPPTSTVVGSTSIYGTLPGSSDLDGVPFVLNPRLSVHSDSSTNKLPVIKIWTQKDLDKEFFYDFCAERET